The following coding sequences lie in one Streptomyces venezuelae genomic window:
- a CDS encoding GntR family transcriptional regulator: MPAATALTLTAPAASATPAKRPAAAERVYAHVKQAVLERRYEGGTLLTEGELAEAVGVSRTPVREALLKLEVEGLLRLYPKKGALVLPVSAQEIADVVETRLLVETHAVRKAVPAPAALLERLAELLAQQRVQAAAGDFAAAAVTDRCFHAEIVRSGGNEILSRLYDQLRDRQLRMGVAVMHSHPDRIAKTLAEHEEILAALVAGDAEAAVAVVTRHVGWFQNLARGEVR, from the coding sequence ATGCCAGCCGCCACCGCTCTCACCCTCACGGCCCCCGCTGCTTCCGCCACTCCCGCCAAACGTCCCGCCGCCGCCGAGCGCGTCTACGCGCACGTCAAGCAAGCCGTCCTGGAGCGCCGCTACGAAGGCGGCACGCTCCTCACCGAGGGCGAGCTCGCCGAGGCCGTGGGCGTGTCCCGCACCCCCGTGCGCGAGGCGCTGCTGAAGCTGGAGGTCGAGGGGTTGCTGCGGCTCTACCCGAAGAAGGGCGCGCTCGTGCTGCCCGTCTCCGCGCAGGAGATCGCGGACGTCGTCGAGACGCGGCTGCTCGTCGAGACGCACGCGGTGCGCAAGGCCGTCCCCGCGCCCGCGGCGCTGCTCGAACGGCTCGCCGAGCTACTCGCCCAGCAGCGGGTGCAGGCCGCCGCCGGGGACTTCGCCGCGGCCGCCGTCACCGACCGCTGCTTCCACGCGGAGATCGTGCGCAGCGGCGGGAACGAGATCCTCTCCCGCCTCTACGACCAGCTGCGCGACCGGCAGCTGCGGATGGGCGTCGCCGTGATGCACTCGCACCCCGACCGGATCGCCAAGACCCTCGCCGAGCACGAGGAGATCCTCGCCGCGCTGGTGGCCGGTGACGCCGAGGCGGCGGTGGCGGTCGTGACGCGGCACGTCGGCTGGTTCCAGAACCTGGCGAGGGGCGAGGTCCGATGA